One window from the genome of Rufibacter tibetensis encodes:
- a CDS encoding prephenate dehydrogenase, with protein MNTITIIGTGLIGGSAALDLRKAGFAKELIGVDQNPENAAQAVELGLVDRVLPLQEAVAISDLVLVAIPVTAIQKLLPSLLDIVPPQTVVIDLGSTKTLLCEAVREHPNRAQFVAAHPIAGTENSGPTAALEGLYQGKMNIICEKELSSAHALSSAEEVFSLLGLKTIYMQPEEHDKHVAYVSHLSHVSSFLLGLTVLDVEKDERNIFTLAGSGFASTVRLAKSSPDMWAPIFEQNAHFLSHALEEYIKHLQHFQQCLQTGQTDQLYQMMQQANQIRPVLDGIAQVSPVK; from the coding sequence ATGAACACCATCACCATTATTGGAACCGGACTTATTGGCGGTTCTGCCGCATTAGACCTCAGAAAAGCTGGTTTCGCGAAGGAACTGATTGGGGTAGATCAAAACCCTGAGAATGCTGCCCAAGCAGTGGAATTGGGGCTGGTAGACCGGGTGCTGCCCCTACAGGAAGCCGTTGCCATATCTGATCTGGTGCTGGTAGCCATTCCGGTGACCGCCATTCAGAAACTACTGCCTTCCCTCCTGGACATAGTGCCTCCGCAAACAGTAGTGATTGATTTGGGGTCCACCAAAACCCTCTTGTGCGAAGCCGTAAGAGAGCACCCCAACCGAGCCCAGTTTGTAGCGGCGCACCCTATTGCCGGTACTGAGAACTCTGGCCCAACCGCCGCCTTAGAAGGACTGTACCAGGGCAAGATGAACATCATCTGCGAGAAAGAACTTTCCTCTGCCCACGCCCTCTCCTCTGCCGAAGAAGTCTTTTCCCTCCTAGGTTTGAAAACCATTTACATGCAGCCTGAGGAACACGACAAGCACGTAGCCTACGTGTCGCATTTGTCGCACGTTAGCTCTTTCCTTTTGGGTTTAACGGTGCTGGATGTAGAGAAAGACGAGCGCAACATCTTCACGTTAGCGGGTTCAGGTTTCGCATCTACCGTGCGTCTGGCCAAAAGCTCTCCGGATATGTGGGCCCCCATCTTTGAGCAGAACGCCCATTTCCTAAGCCATGCCCTGGAAGAATACATCAAACACCTGCAGCATTTCCAGCAGTGCCTGCAAACCGGCCAAACCGACCAGCTCTATCAAATGATGCAGCAAGCCAACCAGATCAGACCGGTACTGGATGGCATTGCGCAGGTTTCTCCGGTGAAATAA
- a CDS encoding CvpA family protein, with protein sequence MNYIDLLILFIVLSSLWTGWYRGFAHGVLDLIRWVGSLIIGLSLYPFVAEWLEKVVDWNELWLLPISFFIVAVLASILIQAIGDRILAQFPNTVHRSKANQVLGLIPGFLSGLVTAAIVVVLLTAFPLPQNIQEEVQESALATRISAVSEKAEVALSPIFDKALNRTMRKVTVQPGSEEVIELPYKVTSMKPRPDLEAEMLQLVNEERAKQNLRPLAADTSLRRVARLHSEDMFRRGYFSHYTPEGWSPFDRIRKAKVPFRLAGENLALAPTLDIAHEGLMNSPGHRANILRGGFGRVGIGVLQGSDRRLMITQNFRN encoded by the coding sequence ATGAACTACATAGATTTACTTATTCTCTTTATTGTGCTTTCCAGTCTTTGGACGGGGTGGTACCGGGGCTTCGCTCACGGTGTGCTGGATTTGATCAGGTGGGTAGGCAGTCTGATCATCGGGTTAAGCTTGTACCCCTTTGTAGCAGAATGGCTGGAGAAGGTAGTGGATTGGAACGAACTTTGGTTGCTGCCCATTTCTTTTTTCATTGTAGCGGTGCTGGCCAGTATTCTCATACAGGCCATAGGAGATAGAATTTTGGCGCAGTTTCCAAACACCGTACACCGGTCCAAAGCCAACCAAGTTTTGGGATTGATTCCGGGTTTTCTGAGTGGACTGGTGACAGCCGCCATTGTGGTGGTGTTGCTTACCGCGTTCCCGTTGCCCCAGAACATACAGGAGGAAGTACAGGAAAGCGCCTTGGCCACACGTATCTCTGCCGTTTCAGAAAAGGCGGAAGTAGCACTATCCCCGATCTTTGACAAAGCCCTGAACCGTACCATGCGCAAAGTCACGGTGCAGCCCGGTTCTGAGGAGGTGATTGAACTCCCGTACAAGGTCACTTCCATGAAACCCAGGCCAGACTTAGAGGCCGAAATGTTGCAATTGGTGAACGAAGAACGCGCCAAGCAAAACCTAAGGCCCCTGGCCGCCGATACTTCCCTGCGCCGGGTGGCTCGCCTTCATTCTGAGGACATGTTCCGGCGGGGCTATTTCTCTCATTATACCCCCGAAGGCTGGAGTCCTTTTGACCGCATCAGAAAAGCGAAAGTGCCTTTTAGGTTGGCGGGCGAAAACCTGGCCCTGGCACCAACGCTGGACATTGCACATGAAGGCTTGATGAACTCACCCGGCCACCGGGCCAACATTCTGCGGGGCGGCTTCGGCCGCGTGGGCATTGGCGTTTTGCAAGGCAGCGACCGACGTTTAATGATTACCCAGAATTTCCGGAATTAA
- a CDS encoding GNAT family N-acetyltransferase — MEKQNIIHDADDLRFYMDLDGEEAELTYSLTDKEELDLDYTYVPEENRGQGLADQLVKTALEYVKDNNLKFIASCPVVEAYVKRHPEYEKFMVEI; from the coding sequence ATGGAAAAGCAAAATATCATTCATGACGCCGATGATCTACGTTTTTACATGGATCTGGACGGCGAAGAAGCTGAACTCACCTATTCCCTCACCGACAAGGAAGAACTGGACTTGGACTATACCTACGTGCCCGAGGAAAACCGCGGCCAGGGCCTGGCAGATCAATTGGTCAAAACTGCTTTGGAGTATGTAAAAGACAACAACCTAAAGTTTATCGCCTCCTGCCCCGTGGTAGAAGCCTACGTGAAGCGTCACCCAGAATATGAAAAGTTTATGGTAGAGATTTAG